A region from the Pelobates fuscus isolate aPelFus1 chromosome 3, aPelFus1.pri, whole genome shotgun sequence genome encodes:
- the SMIM32 gene encoding small integral membrane protein 32 — translation MVKQKNMIMYGELLLNSSNATEAQVMIQTNTHYLSSTQRPVSASVLYMSTAKVMKEGGMNKPDLLTYVVLFLLLFLTVAIIVLFINCQLRNSLFAGLPYDRSIREARSPWKTQSV, via the coding sequence ATGGTGAAGCAAAAAAACATGATAATGTATGGAGAATTGCTTTTAAACTCCAGCAATGCCACTGAAGCTCAAGTGATGATTCAGACTAACACTCATTACCTTAGCAGCACTCAAAGACCTGTGAGTGCCTCTGTACTCTATATGTCTACAGCAAAGGTGATGAAGGAAGGGGGCAtgaataaaccagacctactgaCTTATGTTGTtctgtttcttcttctttttctgaCTGTGGCAATAATCGTACTTTTTATTAATTGTCAACTGAGGAATTCATTATTTGCTGGTCTGCCTTATGACAGGTCAATAAGAGAAGCCAGAAGTCCATGGAAAACACAGTCAGTCTGA